GTAGCTCGCATCAAGATCCTCGCCGGGGCTATAAGAACGCAACAGGTTCTCAAAAGGTTCACGAAGAATGCTTTCACGACGGAAGGTCATGCGACAGCCGTGAAAGAGCCGCTCGGGCCAAACCGACATTCCCTGAACCTCAACAGGTATCGGTAGGTCAGGAAATTTTCCTTCATATGGAATGAATACTTCTTCCTGATGCATCAGGAAGACCTTACGCCAGATGAAGTACTTTATCCGCCCCACCCAGAACCAGCGGCTTTTTATTGCTTCCTGTCGATTGTCTTGCTTTTGCGGACCCCTACTCTCCATTAGATGAGGAGGCGCGTCTGACAGCGCGGCCTGCACGCCGCCTATCTGCTCCTTTGTATCCGCCTCATAGATCTTCATGATTTCTGAAGCACAAGTCGGATACATCAGGGAGTCGTCGTCAATAAGAAACACAATGTCGGCCCGCGCCTCTGATACTGCTGTGTTACGTTGCACCGCTGTCGAGCCAATGTCACATGTCCTATAAACCATCCGGATGCCTGAATCTGGTTCGATCAATGCTTTGATTGCACTTGCGTGGGTTTCCCAGTCAGGGCTGGTGTCAATGACAATGATTTCACATGGCGCCCGTGTTTGCGCCAGCGCCAACTCTATACATGTCCGGAGAATATCAGGGCGTTTGTTAGTTGCAATCAACAGGCCCCAGCTCAGCGGCTTAAATTCAGTCAAATCAGTCATGTAGTGCCGCTAACCTTTTCATCTAACACGTGCTCGGCTCGATCCCGCCTTGCGGGTTTGTCAATAGGTGTCAATCGAGATCACTCCCGGGATGCGCACGGCGATACTAATAATAGTGATATCGACATAAGGGGAATCAGCTGGTGGTTTCATGACCTAACCTAAACATCAAATAGCGGTCATTTTCACATCCACATAGACAGAAATCAAATTGACTGGAGCGGATCAAGCGAGGACCTTTGTGCGAGGATCGAATTCGGGCCGGTGTCGTGACCAATTTTGACGCAATGGCAGAGGCTTTGCAAAGCAAGGTAACATCAGTTGCAAAATTTCTGTCTTGAAAGGGTTCTGGATTCAGAGGCTTCATTCTATGCATGGTCCAACGCCAGGCTTTGCCGGCAATTTTTGAAGACAATAGATCATGAACAGACACATTCTTTTAATTAGGGGAACAGGTTTTGGACTTGCACACCAATGCCCGTACGAAGACCTTTGGCAAAGCGTATCTACAGTCGGTCAGGTAGAGCTACGGTATCCTTTGCTGACTTCTCCCCAACCTGGGAGCTCCTGGAATTCGCAATGAAGCATGGGTTTCGGTCCATAAGCAAAAGCATTCGGGGCCTTTCCGGCCACGGCAAGGTGTAGTCCCAGATGCGCGTAGCCTACCTGATTAACCAATACCCTGCGATCAGCCATACCTTCATCCGTCGCGAGATCCGGGCCCTGGAGGACATGGGAGTCGAGGTCGAACGTTTTGCGCTCAGGGGCTGGGACAGCGATGTTGTTGATACGCTGGACCGCGAAGAGATGGCCCGGACCCGTCACACACTGAAAGATGGAACCGCCCGGCTGATACTGGGGGCGCTTGTCTGGGGCCTGCGTCATCCGCAGGCATTCTTGCGCGGCCTGAAGTTGGCGTTTTTGATGTCGAAGGGGGCCATTCGCCCCTGGCCCTATCACCTGATCTACCTCGCCCATGCTTGCCGGATCATGACCTGGCTCGAGGGGAAGGAAGTGAGCCATTTGCATGCGCATTTCGGCTCTAACTCAGCGGAAATCGCCGCCTTAGTAGAGGCTTTGAGCGGCCCGGGCTTCAGCTTCACAACGCACGGGTCAGAAGTTTTTGATGATCCCAAACGCCATGCCCTACCGCTGAAAGTAGACCGGGCGCGGTTTGCGGTGACTTCTTGCGCATACATTGGCAGCCAGATGATGTACAATGTGCCACCCGCGCTCTGGTCAAAAGTTAATGTTGTGCATTGCGGGTTGGCGGCCACGGCCTTTGCCAACGATGCAACACCTTTGCCGGATGCGCCGATTTTCCTGAGCGTCGGACGTTTCAGCCCTGAAAAGGGACATTTACTGCTGATTGAAGCCTTTGCCGCTGTACATGCCGCTCACCCCGGGGCGCGGCTGGTGTTGGCAGGCGACGGGCCGATGCGCGCGATGCTGGAAGATCACATTGCACAGCTGAACCTTGAGCAAGCGGTGAGGATCACCGGCTGGGTGACATCAGATCAGGTGCGTGCGGAATTGCGCGGTGCCCGTGCGTTGGTGCATCCAAGCTTTACCGAGGGCTTGCCCGTTGTGATCATGGAAGCCATGGCCGAGTACCGACCAGTCATTTCGACTTATATAGCGGGCATTCCGGAACTGGTTCAGGATGGGCAAACAGGTTGGTTGGTACCGGCCGGGCAAGTGAAGGATCTAACCATGGCGATGCTGGCCTGCGCAGACATGCCCGCTGAAAAGCTTGAGGCAATGGGTCAAGCCGGATTCGACCGGGTGCGTGCGCGCCACGATGCGTCTGTCGAAGCTGCCAAGTTGAAAGCCTTGTTCAAGGCCCTCGGGTCATGAAGGCGGTTTTGAAACGGGGAGCGCTTTGGGCGCTGACCACGCCACCAGTCTATGGGTTGCTACGTCGTCGGGCGTTTCATGGAAACCCCGTGACAATTCTGTGCTATCACACACTCCGGCCGGCCAGAGAGCAGTTGGATGCATGGACTGCGCTGTCGGTTGATGCGTTTCGTGCGCAAATCGATCTGCTGCGGCAGGACTATGATATCGTATCTCTGGACGATGCATTGGCTCCTACCACTAGCGACCGCCGCCGTGTGGTGCTGACTTTCGATGACGGGGAATTGGGGCTCTACGAGCACCTGTTGCCGATTGTCCGAGCTGAAGCCCTGCCGGTGACTGTCTATGTTGCCACCAAACAGATCGAAACCGGCCGGGCCTTCTGGTTCGATCGTGTGATGAATGCATTGCAGAGTGCGGGCACCACAAAGATCAAACTGGATGGCATTGGATCCTGGCAGATCGGACCTGACCGCAGTAAGCTGCGTTGGGCTCAGATCGGCCCGGTATTAGAAGCTTTGAAGGCGGTAAATACCAGAGACAGAGACGCGTTAGCCGACAAAATTATCGCGCAGACAGGTCAGGAGACCAAAGGCTTCACTCCGCTTCAACCCATGAGCCTCCCACAGTTGCAGGAACTTTCGGCGGAACCTCTCGTAACCATCGGATCACACACCCACAGCCATGAATTGCTGGACCAGATATCACTTGATGACGCAGGCGCCAGCGTCGCGCGATCGCGCGATCTGCTGCAGGGCTGGACCGGGCAAGAGATCCGTCATTTCGCCTACCCCAATGGCAATTACACGCCCGACTTAATGAAAATGCTTTATGATCTGGGTTTTGTCAGCGCCACGATCCTGGAGGATAGGCATATGGCGCCTGACGATCCGCAGCAGGCTCTGCCCCGGATCGGTATAGGCCGGTATGATGGGACAGCTAGATTTCGATTGCGGATGGTGGGGATGTGAGGTTTCGCGCAAATTGGGTTTGTTATAAGCAATAGCAATATTGATGACACATTTTTCAGGCAATAGCGCTAGGCCATGACTATTCTAACCGAAAAAACCACATTTCGCCTTATTGTGGCGTCTCTGATCCTGGGCACGGCCTATAGATTGTGGCCGGTTGTGGCGGGCACCCCAGCGCTGGCCCAATTCTTCATGACTGAAGACGGCTATCTGATGCTGACCATCGCCCGCAATATGGCGATCGGCCTGGGGATGTCGGTCTCAGACGGCACAACCGCGAGCAATGGTGTGCAGCCTTTGGCCACGTTCCTGTTTTCGGTTCCTTATCTGCTGACCAACGGCGACAAGGTTTTGGGATTGACTGGCGTGCACCTGATCGCGGCAGCCATATCGGTAGGTGGACTTTTTGCAGTTCGCGCATTGGCGCGAGATCTGTTGCGGGGGCAAGACGACAATCCACTTTGGCCCTGGTTCGTGGCGGCCCTTTGGTTTCTCGGGCCATTGTTGCTGTTTCATACGATGAACGGGCTGGAGACCGGACTTTACACCGCTATGATTGCGCTGACGCTCGTTCTGTTCGGCGAAGTGTTGGCAAAGGGTCCGGGAGCAACCTTTGCGGACCGAATGATCTTGGGCGCGGCCTGCGGCGTGACTTTCCTGGCCCGTAATGACGGTGCCTTCCTGGTGACTGCTATCTTCCTTGTCTGGGGCCTGCATAACCTGATCGTGCAGCGAGACAGGTTCGTTAAAGTTGTCGCCGACCTGCTTCCACCCGGTGTGCTGAGCCTGATCATTGCGGCACCGTGGCTGATCAACAACTATGTCAACTTCGGTTCCATCGTGCCTGTCAGCGGCACTGCGCAGGCTCTGAGTGGCGGCTTTGCCAAGAACGTTGATTTGTTGCCCGCTATCCTGTTTGAAAATACTTTTCCGATGTTTCCAATCCCGGCGGTATTGCAATCTATACCGGCGTTTCAAGTCATTGCGTTGCTGTTGGTGTTGCTCATCGTTGCAGTGTTTGTGATCCAAACCTGGAAACGCGGAGGTCCGGCGCGGTATGTGACCGTGGCATTCCTAATATTCGCCACCGTACTCAGCATCTATTACGGACTATATTTCGGTGCAGGCTGGTTTTTAAGTCGCTATCTGGCTCCTTTTGCGCCTTTCACGATTATCGCTGCGGCATCAGTTCTGTTGACAGTGGTGGGACGTATTACTCCTGAGCGGCATGCTTCAATGTTCAGTTTTTTTTGCTTGGCAGCTTTGGCACTTTGCTTAGGCCTTCTGGGCCGTGCCCTTGTACCGGGAGTGCGCGATCAGGGGCATTTTCAGGTTGTCGACTGGGTGACTGCAAACGTGCATGCCGAAACATGGGTTGGCGCGGTGCAAACAGGGACACTGGGATACTGGCACGATCGAACGATCAATCTGGATGGCAAGGTCAATCCTGCGGCACTTCAGGCGATCCTGACAGAAGGCCATGTGCTAAACTACGTACTTGAGAGCCCAATTGAAGTATTGGCAGATTGGCAGGGAATATTGACCTGGCTGGAAATCGAAAATCAGGGAGCCACGACCTTTTCCTATACTTTTGAGGTGCTCGTGCACGATACAGCCCTAAACTTGGGTGTTCTGGGGCGTATCAAATGAAATTCGACGTGCAAGCGATTGAAAATATCCGCGAAGCACTTTTGGGTCACGAGGGCGATGATCTGATCCGCTTTATGCACGATCTCGCGCTCGGAAAGGCCTCAGAGGATCACGGGGCAGAGTCCCGGGCCAAGGCCCGTGAGTTAGAATGGGTCGGATCGGACGGGCACAGGACAGAGCTTGGCATTTGCGCTGAAGATTCTTGTCGCGAATACCAATTTTGGACCGAACGCCAAAGGGCACTGCCTTTCGAAGGGGTCGCTCCTCAGCTTGCCATTGAGCGCTTTCGCGGGCGCCGCGTGCTCGAGATTGGGTCCGGCATGGGGACAAACCTGATGTCCTTTGCATTGCAGGGGGCCAAGGTAATGGGCGTCGAACCTATCGAGGCTTATGTTCAGATGGGTGCCATCTTCTGTGAACGCGAAGGTATGGACCCGCCGGAAGTGCAACAGGGTTCGGCCGAGGCTTTACCATTTGATGATGGTGAGTTCGACCTCGTCCTGTGCGTGTCGGCCCATCAATATTTCGATCTGGCGCCAGCTTTTGCCGAGATCAACCGTGTGCTAGCTTCCAGTGGAGAGGCCATCATCATTGGGGGCACGCTTTGGTCTTATTTCTTTGGAACTGTCGCAGAGCTTCCCTCCAATCCGAGAAAGCTGAAAGGTCTGACGATTACGACGCTTAACACGCTGAGCTATTCCTGGCTGGGGCAGCGGGTTGTGCCAGCGCGCAACAGATTTTCCACCTCTCGCCCGATTTACCCAGGAAGGAGTGCAATGACACGGATGCTACGGCGCGCTGGTCTGAAAAACGCGTCCCCTCCCACGCAGGTCGAGACAGAGACTTGTTTTCATGTGAAATCCGAGTAGGACATGCAAATTTTAAGTCATAGAGGTTATTGGAAGACCGAGGCGGAAAAGAATGCACCGGTGGCCTTCACCCGATCATTCGAACTGGGATTCGGTACCGAAACCGACCTCCGCGATTTGGGCGGCGATCTGGCCATTGCGCACGATCCGCCAAAGGCCGGTGCCATGCAGGCCGAAGAGATGTTCGCGATCCACGCTAAGGCAGACCCGAGACTGACACTGGCGCTAAACATTAAGGCGGACGGTCTGCAGGTGATGGTCCGGGATCTACTGGATCAATTTGAAGTGCGCGATGCTTTCGTCTTCGACATGTCGGTACCGGACACGCTGCACTGGCTCAACGCCGGGGTCCCGGTTTTCACCCGCCATTCTGATGCCGAACCGGAACCACCTCTTTATTCAGAGGCCGCAGGCGTCTGGCTGGACGCATTCTGGACCGACTGGTGGGATCGCGATGACATCTCACGACATTTGGATGCGGGAAAACGCGTGTGTGTTGTTTCACCTGACTTACACAAACGCACCTATGAACCAGTATGGGAGCGCCTCGCAGTATGGGATGTCTCCAGACATGAAGATGTTCTGATTTGCACTGATTACCCGGAAGCGGCCAAGGAGTATTTTAATCATGAAAATTGAGGCGGTTATATTTGATATGGATGGCGTGTTGATAGACGCTAAAGAATGGCATTATCATGCTTTAAACCGCGCGCTAGAGCATTTTGGCTACACGATTTCACGGGCCGATCACCTGTCGACCTTTGACGGATTGCCAACGCGCACCAAGCTGGAGATGCTGTCCAAAGAACGAGGTTTGCCGCGAGGACTGCACGGGTTTCTGAACACGCTGAAGCAGAAATTTACCGTCGATCAGGTGCATGTAAACTGCCATCCGGTCTTTGTGCATGAATATGCGCTATCAAACCTCAAAGCCCGTGGCTACAAACTGGGTCTGGCCTCTAATTCGGTGCGGAACAGCGTCGAATTGATGATGCAGAAAAGCGCACTGGACGGTTATCTTGATGTGATGCTTTCGAACGAAGATGTCTCCAAGCCGAAACCCGATCCTGACATGTATTTGACGGCTTCTGCCAAGTTGGGACTGCACCCCGACCAGTGTTTAGTGGTTGAGGACAATCAAAACGGCATCAAAGCAGCCGAGGATGCAGGTTGCCATCTACTGGTGGTACAAAGCGTCTATGATGTACAACTGGATCGCATCCTGGATGCCATTGCTCGTGTAGAGGAGGGCGAGGTATGAAAATCGTGGTTCCCATGGCCGGCAGCGATGAGCGGTTTCGCAATCACGGTTTTCCTTTTGCCAAGCCGGTGATCGAGATCGACGGACGCCCGATGATCGAACATGCCACTGACTGCCTGAATGTGATCGATGGCGTGGAGTTTGTCTTTATCGTTCGCAAGGAAGATGATCTGCGCTTTCACTTGCGCGAGGTTTTGCAGCTTTTGCACTCCAATTGTCATATCGTCCGCACGGAAGGTGACACCGCTGGAGCGGCTTGCACGGCACTGCTGGCGGTTGAGCACGTGGCCAATGATGATGAGCTTCTGATCGCCAATGCCGACCAGATACTGGCATTCGACGTGGCCGCTGCAATCTCTGATTTTCGCAAGCGCAAGCTGGACGCCGGGACGGTCGTGTTCGACAGTGTTCATCCCCGTTGGTCTTTCGTGAAAACCGATGAAAACGGCATGGTCATTGAAGCGGCGGAAAAACGCCCGATCAGCCGCAATGCCACGGCGGGGGTGTATTATTTCAGGCGCGGACAGGATTTCGTGGATGCAGCGCAGACCATGATCATGAAAGGAGCCGATGTGAACGGAGGCTATTTCGTCTGCCCAACCTTTAACGAGCTGATCCTGTTACAGAAATCGGTCGGCACCTATCAGGTCGATCGCGCGCAATACATTTCGTTGGCAACACCGCAGGCGGTCGAAGACTATGAACAGGAACTGATCGCCCGCCGGCGAGAGGCAGCTTCATGAAGATATTTCGTCTGGAAAACATGACCAAGGGGTGGTTTGTCGGCGATTTTGATCCTGTGGTGCTGCGTACTCGAGATGCCGAAGTGGCAATGAAATCCTACGAAGCAGGCGCGAAAGAAGCTCGTCATATGCACAAGATTGCCCCCGAGGTGACGTTGATTGCCACAGGTCGGGTCCGAATGAACGGCATAGAATACGGCGCTGGCGACATCATCCTGATCGAACCGGGTGAGGCGACCGATTTTGAGGCTCTCACCGATGTGACCACCGTTGTCGTCAAGACCCCAAGCGTGACCGGAGACAAATACGAATGCTGAACATTGTAGTCCCAATGGCCGGTCGGGGAAGCCGGTTTGCTGATGTAGGCTATGATCTGCCCAAGCCCCTGATCCCAATCCACGGGTTTCCAATGATCCAGGTTGTGATCGCCAACTTGACGCCGTCTGTGCCACACCAGTTCCATTTCCTGATCCTGCGCGAGCACGACAGCGAATATGGTTTGGCCGGCAAACTGCGGGGCTGGGCACCGGGCTGCACGATCACCTATGTCGATGCGGTGACTGAAGGGGCGGCCTGCACCGTTCTTCTCAATCGTGCTGCCATCAACAATGACGATGCGCTGATGATCGCCAATTGTGACCAATACATTGATGCCGACATTGATGCCTATTTGGTCGATATGGGCACAGCCGATGGGCTGATTATGACGATGTGGGCTGATGATGACAAATGGTCCTTCATACGCCGAGATGACAGCGGTCGCGTTACCGAGGTGGTCGAAAAGGAAGTCGTTTCGAACGAGGCGACGGTAGGCATATATAACTTTGCGCACGGCCGCGATTTTGTGGCTGCCGCAGATGCGATGATCGCCGCCAATATCCGCGTGAACGGAGAGTTCTATGTGGCTCCTGCTTACACGAAAATGATCGAACAAGGTGCGGCGATTGCCTGTCATTCCATTGGTCGAGTTGGCGCCGGGATGCACGGCATCGGCGTACCGGATGATCTTGATGCCTTCCTGGCGGCACCAGTGTCGCAAAAGGCCATCAATGGCCTAGCGGGATAAACATCATGGATACGACCGATACCGTGATGGTCAAAGTCGCCCGGCGCCTGCTGATGTGGAGCCTGGAGCAAATCACCCGGTCATCAGATCATTTTCTAACATATACGCAGCGCCCCAAGCTGAGCCGGCAGATCGCCAATCAGTCCGAACCTGAATCCACGGATGAACCGATGGCAATCGTCATGCAGGGGCCGATCTCCATACAGGATGATTTCACTGTCGAAACCCTGCGGATTTATCGCCGCAACATGCCTGGTGTGCGGCTAATCCTGTCGACCTGGAACGACACGCCTGAGGCCGATCTTGCCCCCATCCGTGCCGAAGGGGTCGATGTGGTGTTATCCGAAAAGCCCGCGGCCCCGGGGCTCTTCAACATCAACATGCAACTGGTCAGCGCCGGTGCCGGGATCATCCAGGCGCATAAGAATGGTGCAATCTGGATCATGAAAACCCGCACTGATCAGCGGCTGTACCGGCCCAATGTCATGGGATTCCTCGCGGCCATTGCGCGCAGCTTTCCGGCCGGAGGCGGATTTGAACAGCTGCACCGGATCATCGGCGTAGGTCACGGAACGCTCAAATTCGCGCCCTATCACGTCACAGATCAGACCGTCTTTGGTCATGCGGAGGATATGTTGCGCTACTGGACGCCCGGTCTGCGAACCGACCCATTGCCCAAACACTGGCCCGAGGCGTTGTCGGACATCTATGCCCAAATCCCCATCGGTGAGCTTTGCCAGATTGGAGCTGCGGAGAGCTACATCGCTTCAACGTTCCTCACACGTATTGGACGTCCGTTGAACTGGACGCTGGAAGACAGCTGGACGGCTTATCGCGACTGCTTTGCCTTCGTCGATTACGCAACAACGGATTTCTTCTGGCACAAAGTACAGACAGGAACTTTCCGCGAGTTCATCAACATCTATGACACAATCTGGACCCGCAACGAGCTAACCTTTGCAGATTGGGTGCTTCTGCACTCAGGGCAGGTGCTGCCAGAGGCTGCACAAAAGTATGAACAGGCGCTGGACCTGCGGTTCATGGAATCCATCAATCTGACACGGCTAACCGGTTAAGGCATGGTAAATCAACCCGATTTCCGGATGCTGCCATCATGAAAGCAGCGCTCCGGTCCGTTCTCAGCGGTGATGGTTTGAAGGTGCGGGCAATCCGCGGAACAGCCCTGAGTGTCATGGGCTTCGGCAGCAGCCAGTTGATCCGCCTGGGGTCGAACCTGATCCTGACGCGCATTCTTTTTCCTGAAGCGTTCGGCCTGATGGCCCTGGTGCAGGTTGTCATCGCCGGGCTCGAAATGTTTTCTGACGTGGCCATAGGTGCGTCCGTTGTACGGAGTCCGCGAGGCGATGATCCCAAGTACCTGAACACCGCCTGGACGTTACAAGTCATTCGAGGTGCTGTGCTTTGGGTTGTGGCGTGTCTTATCTCAAATCCGATTGCCGCATTTTATGAACAACCTGAACTTGGTCTCATCATTCCGGTTTTGGCGATGTCAACATTCATCCAGGGTTTCCAGTCGACGAAAATGTATCTCGCTAATCGACATCTCACGTTAGGCCGTTTGACGGCGATGGAACTAGCGTCACAAACTTCTGGTACAGTATTCATGATTGTTATGGCGCTTTGGCTAAACTCGGTTTGGGCGCTTGTAATGGGCGCACTTGTTGGGGTCAGCGTTCGTGTTGTTCTTTCACATACAATCTTGCCCGGGCCCGCAAACAGACTTGCTTGGGAGCGCGACGCTTTTAGGGAAATCTTTCATTTCGGAAAGTATATTATCCTTGGGACTGCTGCAGGCTTCTTTGTGCAGCAAGGTGACCGAATGGTACTCGGGAAATATGTAAGCCTTGAAGATCTTGCAGTCTACACCATCGCTTTCATGCTTGCCGCTGTCCCGCTCACACTCAGCACGCAATTGCTAGAGCGGATATTGTTCCCGCTTTATCGTACCCGACCGCCCGCAGACAATGACGCAAACCGAAAGAGTATTGGACGTGCGCGAATGCTACTGACCATGGGAACACTTGGAATGGCTGCAGTCTTGGCTATGGTTGGCGTTTTAGCTGTAACTTTTCTCTATGATCCCCGTTACCACGCTGCAGGGCCAATTCTGGTGCTTCTTAGTCTGGCGATGATCCCAAGGCAGGTCATCATGAGCTACGATAAGATACTATTGGCGAATGGAAACTCGCGCGATTTCACCATATTCACAACAGGCACCGCAATTGCTCGTATCTTGGTGTTGTTGCCTATGGTCAGCAAGTTTGGTCTGATCGGTGCAGCTTTGGCTCCTGTTATCGTTGATATTTTTTCCTATCCATTTCTGGTCTATTTTATCCGGCCTTACAGTGGGTGGTACCCCAAACAAGACCTCGCTTTTCTGATTGCTTCCTGTGGAATTGTAATGGCTACAATCTGGATGAACCCAAGCGTTTTTGACATTCTGCCCTTTGCCGGGCGGTAAGATCCTATTTGTACTCTATCAACTTTGCCCGGCGTCCGCGGAAACGGTCCCACCAATAGCCCAGGACACCTTGTGCCTCAGGGATCTTACCCAGTGTTATAAACAGGGCACGGGTCGGGTCCATACCACGCGATACCAGGCGCAGCACCTGAGCGGGCCAGACTAAAAGTAACGCGAGCGACCAAGATGTCACAAGTGTACCCGTCACAACAAGCAGGGGAAACACAGCCCCCCAGGCGAGAGCTGATCGGGTCTCCCGCACACAGTGGCGTTCGGGCGGAGACCCGTGCATGGCCGCCCCTTCCCCATATGCGTGGCCCGCACGCCGGTTCCGATTCCACCATTGCGCAAACCGGGTCAGAGCCGCGTCGTGCAACGTCATTTCCTCATCAAGCCGCCAGATCGACCAACCCGCTGCGCGCAGGCGGACACATAATTCAGGCTCTTCCCCCGCTATGAGGGCCGGATCAAAACCGCCAACAGCCGACAAGGCTTTGCTGCGCATCAGCGCATCTCCACCACAGGCTCTGGTCTGTCCCACCGGCGTATCCCACTCCTGGTCAATAAGCCGATTGTAAACCGACGCTTCGGGAAAGCGTTCACGGCGGCGACCACAGGCGACGGCCGCAGTCGGCGTTTCCGCCAGAAAGGATCGTGCGGCTTCGATCCAACTTGGTTGCAATTCGCAATCTCCGTCGATGAATTGCACAAATTGCACCGGCACCGGGTCTTTTTGCAAGATATCGAACCCGGCATTACGTGCGCGCGCCGCTGTGAAGGGTTGGCTTTGGTCCAATTCGACACATGTTGCGCCTACGGCTTTCGCGGCCTGTTGACTGCCATCAGTTGAACCGCTGTCCACATAAACAACCCTATCTGCTTGTTCAGTGGCTGAGGCCAGGCACCGCACCAATCGATC
This genomic window from Ruegeria sp. SCSIO 43209 contains:
- a CDS encoding glycosyltransferase family 2 protein; this encodes MKIVVPMAGSDERFRNHGFPFAKPVIEIDGRPMIEHATDCLNVIDGVEFVFIVRKEDDLRFHLREVLQLLHSNCHIVRTEGDTAGAACTALLAVEHVANDDELLIANADQILAFDVAAAISDFRKRKLDAGTVVFDSVHPRWSFVKTDENGMVIEAAEKRPISRNATAGVYYFRRGQDFVDAAQTMIMKGADVNGGYFVCPTFNELILLQKSVGTYQVDRAQYISLATPQAVEDYEQELIARRREAAS
- a CDS encoding polysaccharide deacetylase family protein, which encodes MKAVLKRGALWALTTPPVYGLLRRRAFHGNPVTILCYHTLRPAREQLDAWTALSVDAFRAQIDLLRQDYDIVSLDDALAPTTSDRRRVVLTFDDGELGLYEHLLPIVRAEALPVTVYVATKQIETGRAFWFDRVMNALQSAGTTKIKLDGIGSWQIGPDRSKLRWAQIGPVLEALKAVNTRDRDALADKIIAQTGQETKGFTPLQPMSLPQLQELSAEPLVTIGSHTHSHELLDQISLDDAGASVARSRDLLQGWTGQEIRHFAYPNGNYTPDLMKMLYDLGFVSATILEDRHMAPDDPQQALPRIGIGRYDGTARFRLRMVGM
- a CDS encoding WavE lipopolysaccharide synthesis family protein, encoding MDTTDTVMVKVARRLLMWSLEQITRSSDHFLTYTQRPKLSRQIANQSEPESTDEPMAIVMQGPISIQDDFTVETLRIYRRNMPGVRLILSTWNDTPEADLAPIRAEGVDVVLSEKPAAPGLFNINMQLVSAGAGIIQAHKNGAIWIMKTRTDQRLYRPNVMGFLAAIARSFPAGGGFEQLHRIIGVGHGTLKFAPYHVTDQTVFGHAEDMLRYWTPGLRTDPLPKHWPEALSDIYAQIPIGELCQIGAAESYIASTFLTRIGRPLNWTLEDSWTAYRDCFAFVDYATTDFFWHKVQTGTFREFINIYDTIWTRNELTFADWVLLHSGQVLPEAAQKYEQALDLRFMESINLTRLTG
- a CDS encoding class I SAM-dependent methyltransferase, with the translated sequence MKFDVQAIENIREALLGHEGDDLIRFMHDLALGKASEDHGAESRAKARELEWVGSDGHRTELGICAEDSCREYQFWTERQRALPFEGVAPQLAIERFRGRRVLEIGSGMGTNLMSFALQGAKVMGVEPIEAYVQMGAIFCEREGMDPPEVQQGSAEALPFDDGEFDLVLCVSAHQYFDLAPAFAEINRVLASSGEAIIIGGTLWSYFFGTVAELPSNPRKLKGLTITTLNTLSYSWLGQRVVPARNRFSTSRPIYPGRSAMTRMLRRAGLKNASPPTQVETETCFHVKSE
- a CDS encoding HAD family phosphatase, which encodes MKIEAVIFDMDGVLIDAKEWHYHALNRALEHFGYTISRADHLSTFDGLPTRTKLEMLSKERGLPRGLHGFLNTLKQKFTVDQVHVNCHPVFVHEYALSNLKARGYKLGLASNSVRNSVELMMQKSALDGYLDVMLSNEDVSKPKPDPDMYLTASAKLGLHPDQCLVVEDNQNGIKAAEDAGCHLLVVQSVYDVQLDRILDAIARVEEGEV
- a CDS encoding glycosyltransferase family 2 protein — translated: MLNIVVPMAGRGSRFADVGYDLPKPLIPIHGFPMIQVVIANLTPSVPHQFHFLILREHDSEYGLAGKLRGWAPGCTITYVDAVTEGAACTVLLNRAAINNDDALMIANCDQYIDADIDAYLVDMGTADGLIMTMWADDDKWSFIRRDDSGRVTEVVEKEVVSNEATVGIYNFAHGRDFVAAADAMIAANIRVNGEFYVAPAYTKMIEQGAAIACHSIGRVGAGMHGIGVPDDLDAFLAAPVSQKAINGLAG
- a CDS encoding oligosaccharide flippase family protein, whose amino-acid sequence is MKAALRSVLSGDGLKVRAIRGTALSVMGFGSSQLIRLGSNLILTRILFPEAFGLMALVQVVIAGLEMFSDVAIGASVVRSPRGDDPKYLNTAWTLQVIRGAVLWVVACLISNPIAAFYEQPELGLIIPVLAMSTFIQGFQSTKMYLANRHLTLGRLTAMELASQTSGTVFMIVMALWLNSVWALVMGALVGVSVRVVLSHTILPGPANRLAWERDAFREIFHFGKYIILGTAAGFFVQQGDRMVLGKYVSLEDLAVYTIAFMLAAVPLTLSTQLLERILFPLYRTRPPADNDANRKSIGRARMLLTMGTLGMAAVLAMVGVLAVTFLYDPRYHAAGPILVLLSLAMIPRQVIMSYDKILLANGNSRDFTIFTTGTAIARILVLLPMVSKFGLIGAALAPVIVDIFSYPFLVYFIRPYSGWYPKQDLAFLIASCGIVMATIWMNPSVFDILPFAGR
- a CDS encoding glycosyltransferase → MTDLTEFKPLSWGLLIATNKRPDILRTCIELALAQTRAPCEIIVIDTSPDWETHASAIKALIEPDSGIRMVYRTCDIGSTAVQRNTAVSEARADIVFLIDDDSLMYPTCASEIMKIYEADTKEQIGGVQAALSDAPPHLMESRGPQKQDNRQEAIKSRWFWVGRIKYFIWRKVFLMHQEEVFIPYEGKFPDLPIPVEVQGMSVWPERLFHGCRMTFRRESILREPFENLLRSYSPGEDLDASYRISRTQSLVTAEKALLNHYNIATGRIDRYKTTVLSNMNQALLVTKHGNALAKRRFRPLLRRKLLAEFLKDILQKRLTLPQARGILSAIRQSRQIPNMPPGELEAWYPVCQQRILET
- a CDS encoding glycosyltransferase family 4 protein; the protein is MRVAYLINQYPAISHTFIRREIRALEDMGVEVERFALRGWDSDVVDTLDREEMARTRHTLKDGTARLILGALVWGLRHPQAFLRGLKLAFLMSKGAIRPWPYHLIYLAHACRIMTWLEGKEVSHLHAHFGSNSAEIAALVEALSGPGFSFTTHGSEVFDDPKRHALPLKVDRARFAVTSCAYIGSQMMYNVPPALWSKVNVVHCGLAATAFANDATPLPDAPIFLSVGRFSPEKGHLLLIEAFAAVHAAHPGARLVLAGDGPMRAMLEDHIAQLNLEQAVRITGWVTSDQVRAELRGARALVHPSFTEGLPVVIMEAMAEYRPVISTYIAGIPELVQDGQTGWLVPAGQVKDLTMAMLACADMPAEKLEAMGQAGFDRVRARHDASVEAAKLKALFKALGS